Proteins co-encoded in one Cydia strobilella chromosome 14, ilCydStro3.1, whole genome shotgun sequence genomic window:
- the LOC134747073 gene encoding uncharacterized protein LOC134747073, whose protein sequence is MFVPTFVVLFTLAIYQVASAPVDDRVQFDGSYKRLYLPYIQSVTKDGTKTILTSQDLLDLSQKLKSGQLPVTTTHQLIGINGFNYTLSDHQLRRMVDHEIAAIVNPQNLNQPGFGHLFITVDKNGVVQTFIYNLTLEEAMEKVKEEGYPNSSASDSYHQNKPSTASDVSVASN, encoded by the exons aTGTTTGTGCCAACATTCGTAGTTCTTTTCACCCTTGCGATATATCAG GTTGCATCAGCACCTGTCGACGACAGGGTCCAATTCGATGGATCGTACAAACGCCTTTACCTGCCTTACATCCAATCAGTGACCAAGGATGGCACCAAAACTATCTTGACATCCCAGGATTTGCTTGACTTGAGCCAAAAGCTAAAATCTGGACAATTGCCGGTAACAACTACTCATCAACTGATTGGTATTAATGGCTTCAATTACACGCTATCTGACCATCAATTGCGGCGCATGGTGGACCATGAAATTGCAGCAATCGTCAACCCGCAGAATCTCAACCAGCCTGGATTTGGTCATTTATTCATCACCGTTGACAAGAACGGCGTTGTGCAGACTTTTATCTACAATTTGACTCTCGAAGAAGCTATGGAGAAAGTTAAAGAAGAAGGTTATCCGAACTCTTCCGCCAGTGATTCCTATCACCAAAATAAACCTTCGACTGCCAGTGACGTTTCCGTTGCTTCAAATTAA